The window ATCTCTACTAGTTCTGGTTGTAAAAAAATTTTTCCTCGCTCATTAAGGTCGATGAATATTTGGTCTGCTCCCAACATAGACGTATACGAAACAACTAACCTTACAAAACCATCAACATCTTTATCCTCTGTGATAGAAGCAAATATAGTGGAATCAGCAATTACCTTTATTATTTCTTCTCGTATATCTTTTAAGGGTCTATCTAAAGTAAAATCAATATCTTCACTAATTCTAGCATGATTAAGAAGAGTTAATTGCAAAGCAGTACCGCTTAAAATAAAGACCTTTGATATCTTTCATTACATAAAGAAGAATGGTTAAATAATAATCTTTGACAATGAGCTCTTTTTTAAATCCAGTGTTAACAACTATTTCAGTCAATTCATTAACTAATAATTCCTTTGGGATAGCCATTTTTTTGATTCCTCCTTACTTAAAATTTTAAACGTATGATTATCTATTTTTTTTGTTACGGCTTTGTTAAGTCGTTTAGACGATGTTCGTCTAAAAATAATGGACGTAGTAAGAAATTTTTTTTTACCTTGTCGTTTTGTTGAATACACCTCTGTTTTCATAGGTACTTGATCTGTAAGTTTCCAATAATTGGCAGCAGCCCAACCACCAATAAAATAATCCTCCCCATTCATCACTTCATCAACAATAATAAAAGACCACTCAGCCCATTTGCCTGATTTTGCCTTTATAGGTACAAGATAATATTTTATTTTGTTAAGTTTCTCAATACGACCTTTTTTAAGGAGTTTATAAAACGTGTGACGTTCCTGATTTTTTGTTTCAAAAAAATGTTTAACATCATCTCTAGTAAAAAAATACTTTCCATCAAACTCCAAATAAGCAATAATCTCAAGTTCTTTAGTTGAAAGACCATTCATTTTATATCACCAAATACAGCGTTATGCTGTATCTGATGTTATATATAAATATATAAACTTTTCTTTTTGTTGCGTACAATAAGATATTTTCTCGTCTTTTTAACTGCTGCGAGCACTTGGCCAGTGAAATGTATCTCTTGAGAAGAATCACCTACAACAGCAAGAAAAATAAAGAGATTAAGCAACTTTTTTATGTTTAGAAGAAGCATATTCACTTAGTAACTGATGTTTTTTATCAGGAGATAAATGATTACATAAACGCACAATCTCAGTATTGTGACGATAATCATTAACCACATCAAACTTCCAACAAACAGCCTCATGCAACATCTTTAAGTCATGACAAAAATGATAAAATTGTTCCCATGAATGCACCTCTTTAATACGTGAAGTACCCAAAGGCAAATGCACATGCGCATTCTCTGGCTGACGATAATAAAAAAGACTTACAGGTTCAGATTGCAACTCAACTAATTTCTTTAGATCATCATCAAGATGAACACGAGGACGAAGTCTTCGAACAAACTCTGTTTTAGGTTCATTGCGAGTATTATGAATAAATTTAATCAAACTACCAAACTTGTGCTTAACAAAGTGGACTGCATACGGATAATCATGATTGTTTCTAGAGGTAATAATAACAAAACGAAAACCTTCAGAATGTAACTTTTTCAAAACTGAAATACAACCATCGGGAACTTTATACTCCATAATATGTTTCTCGTTTAAAGGATCCATTAAACTACGATAATTAATATCTTTTTTTCCTAAATGATGAGCTAACTCTTCAAAACCATCTTTTTTAGTTTGAGATAAAGATAAATTCATATCAAACCATTTTTTGGCGTAATGAATTTTAGCATCCAACCCATGAGCCAACACCCCATCAAAGTCAAGACTAATAATAATGTTTTTCGCGATGAACTTTGGAGAAGCAAATAAAGACATATTACATTCTTAGAAATGGAAGTTTATAAATTTTCCCAGGTGAAAAGCAAATAATAACTAATACACGCTCACAAAGTCAGCAGTTTTACCATCAAAATATAATTGATAATTATTAAGAACTGAACTTAAACAACAAGATTTATCCTGGGTATTCAAAGCTATCGCATCAGTAGTTTCTGCATAAACATAACACAAGAAAATGGTCGAGTTTTAGCAGATAACAAAGAACTTCTTGATTTTTCCACATGTGCTTTGCACATGATGTCGCTTGGCTCAGTTAATTTTATTTGTTTTTCTTTTAAAAGTTTTTTAATTAATGAGTTCATAGTATTTATCGACTCCTTTTAGAATAATATGGTTATTTATAATTTCTTGTATCAACAAATTTTCTTTGTTAAAGATTCCAAGTTTAATATTTATTTTTGAATCTAACAATTCTAATTTTTCTTTTATTCTTTTGTCTTGTGTATTAAGATACATATCGATGTCACTATTTTTTGTTTGTGTTCCTTTTGCATAGGAACCAAAAAGTAACGCTAAGTCAACATCCTCTTCAAATAGTTTTTCAAGTATACTTCTAAATCTTGGTTGTTTTTTGATGAAATCTAATAGTTTTTCTTGTTCAGCCATTTTCAAATAAATTTTTGCTTCAATACTCTTTTTTAAAAAATAAACGTTGTTTTTTCCTTCTTGTTCATAATCAACAACATTATTTTCCTTTAGTTTGTG of the Candidatus Woesearchaeota archaeon genome contains:
- a CDS encoding HAD hydrolase-like protein encodes the protein MSLFASPKFIAKNIIISLDFDGVLAHGLDAKIHYAKKWFDMNLSLSQTKKDGFEELAHHLGKKDINYRSLMDPLNEKHIMEYKVPDGCISVLKKLHSEGFRFVIITSRNNHDYPYAVHFVKHKFGSLIKFIHNTRNEPKTEFVRRLRPRVHLDDDLKKLVELQSEPVSLFYYRQPENAHVHLPLGTSRIKEVHSWEQFYHFCHDLKMLHEAVCWKFDVVNDYRHNTEIVRLCNHLSPDKKHQLLSEYASSKHKKVA
- a CDS encoding nucleotidyltransferase domain-containing protein, coding for MLHMEQISYKIVMELQKHKSHLRALASKLEINHMTIQRKLHKLKENNVVDYEQEGKNNVYFLKKSIEAKIYLKMAEQEKLLDFIKKQPRFRSILEKLFEEDVDLALLFGSYAKGTQTKNSDIDMYLNTQDKRIKEKLELLDSKINIKLGIFNKENLLIQEIINNHIILKGVDKYYELIN